In Desulfovibrio sp. TomC, the following proteins share a genomic window:
- a CDS encoding lipocalin family protein: MLKFIVLAGICLCIAILTVAFVKLPIKYIIRDLFAKEMPLETVQNVDLNRYQGTWFSVYEFYAWFQAGCKCTKAEYLLTDSGKVEVKNSCYRDGNLVTATAIAWPINKGDNSKLYVQFRAPFKGKYYILSIDEDYQHVLVGTPDRNYLWILSRTKTIDENTFKEFKAKAEELGFDSSRFLKVNHECSRSD; this comes from the coding sequence TTGCTTAAATTTATAGTGTTGGCAGGAATATGTTTATGCATAGCAATCCTGACTGTCGCTTTTGTGAAACTACCCATAAAGTATATCATAAGAGATTTATTCGCAAAAGAAATGCCCCTTGAAACCGTCCAAAACGTCGACCTCAATCGGTACCAGGGCACTTGGTTTTCGGTATACGAGTTCTACGCTTGGTTTCAAGCTGGATGCAAATGCACTAAAGCAGAATATTTGCTTACAGATAGCGGAAAAGTTGAAGTAAAAAATTCATGCTACCGAGATGGCAATCTTGTCACAGCGACAGCAATAGCATGGCCCATCAATAAAGGAGACAACTCCAAGCTTTATGTTCAATTCAGGGCACCATTCAAGGGGAAATATTACATCCTATCAATAGACGAAGACTATCAGCACGTCCTCGTTGGAACACCAGACAGAAACTATCTCTGGATTCTTTCACGCACGAAGACTATTGATGAAAATACCTTCAAAGAATTCAAGGCAAAAGCAGAAGAGCTTGGGTTTGACAGTTCGCGTTTTTTAAAAGTTAATCATGAGTGCTCTAGATCTGATTGA
- a CDS encoding TM0106 family RecB-like putative nuclease, translating to MAEHPGTKITGSMLYDLVQCPTRVHMDCFANPADKVEVSPFVRLLWERGAEHEGDTVSKLGEPCLDLAHLPAIERETKTIEAIKSGVPLIHGGRIRKDDLLGDPDLLRKTSYGYIAGDIKSGAGLEGNEDLSKPKKHYAVQVALYTDILRQLNFSQSYEPFILDINRQTIPYNLLTSIDKGGATLWETYEVSLQNARDIVAKRTTPRPASCAICKLRQWYEACKTEIKRLDDLTLIPGLGRSKRDSLALYIDTVDDLAQCDISAYTKGKKTIFPGIGPDSLLKFKKRAQLLKDPSPKPYLTEAISFPAHSTELFFDIEVDPLRDFCYLHGFVKRTSFDNQTEEFVGFFTEDESCVEERSEFKKAYEFILSNRPCSIYYYSKYERTIWRKLQAKYPDVCSQNDIEIIFDPANAIDLYFDVVTKKTEWPTNDHSIKTLAKYLGFSWRDKNPSGAASIEWFDKWVKSRDPSDKDRVLLYNEDDCRATRVLLDGIKSL from the coding sequence ATGGCTGAACATCCAGGCACAAAAATCACGGGGTCGATGCTTTACGATCTCGTGCAATGTCCAACCAGAGTCCACATGGACTGCTTTGCCAACCCTGCGGACAAGGTCGAAGTAAGCCCCTTCGTCAGACTCCTCTGGGAGCGTGGAGCTGAGCATGAGGGTGATACTGTCAGCAAGTTAGGTGAGCCGTGCCTAGACCTTGCTCATCTTCCGGCAATTGAGCGCGAAACGAAAACTATTGAAGCCATCAAGTCGGGCGTACCATTGATCCACGGCGGAAGAATTCGCAAGGACGATTTGCTTGGCGATCCTGATCTTTTACGTAAAACCTCATATGGATATATTGCTGGTGACATCAAATCCGGGGCAGGACTTGAAGGAAATGAAGATCTTTCTAAACCAAAGAAGCATTACGCTGTACAGGTTGCGCTGTACACTGACATTCTACGCCAATTGAATTTTTCACAAAGCTACGAACCATTTATTTTGGATATAAATAGGCAAACTATCCCTTACAATTTGTTGACATCAATTGACAAAGGTGGAGCGACGCTTTGGGAGACGTACGAAGTGTCCCTGCAAAACGCCCGTGACATCGTAGCGAAACGGACCACTCCTCGTCCCGCAAGTTGTGCTATTTGCAAATTACGCCAATGGTACGAAGCCTGTAAAACTGAAATTAAACGTTTAGACGACTTGACATTAATACCAGGCCTAGGGCGCTCGAAGCGCGACTCTCTGGCGTTATATATTGATACTGTTGACGATTTAGCTCAGTGCGACATAAGTGCATACACAAAAGGCAAAAAGACAATATTTCCAGGAATTGGTCCTGACTCACTATTGAAGTTCAAAAAACGTGCTCAGCTTTTAAAAGACCCTAGTCCCAAACCCTATTTGACAGAAGCAATTTCTTTTCCGGCTCATTCAACAGAGCTATTCTTTGATATCGAAGTCGATCCACTCAGGGATTTTTGCTACCTTCATGGGTTTGTGAAAAGGACTAGTTTTGACAACCAGACTGAAGAATTTGTTGGTTTTTTCACGGAAGACGAATCATGTGTAGAAGAACGTTCTGAATTCAAAAAGGCCTATGAATTCATTTTAAGCAACAGACCATGTTCAATCTATTACTACTCAAAGTACGAAAGAACAATCTGGAGAAAGCTTCAGGCAAAGTATCCTGATGTCTGCTCGCAAAATGATATCGAAATTATTTTTGACCCTGCGAACGCAATTGATCTTTATTTTGACGTTGTCACTAAAAAAACTGAATGGCCCACCAATGATCACTCCATCAAGACGCTTGCTAAATACCTAGGCTTCTCGTGGAGAGACAAGAATCCATCAGGGGCTGCCTCCATTGAATGGTTTGACAAGTGGGTTAAGTCACGAGATCCATCCGACAAAGATAGAGTATTACTTTACAATGAAGACGATTGTAGAGCAACACGTGTTCTTCTTGATGGGATTAAGAGCTTATGA
- a CDS encoding helix-turn-helix transcriptional regulator, which produces MSEVTRAQLTDGFVDLHIRVKSNVADAVEAAIRQTIEETETYGPEEVFGPRNPGRLVRGGRTREGWTQVELAKRLGVSKTVVSDLEHGRRPISKKMAAKLAKVFGSSPMVFLV; this is translated from the coding sequence ATGTCGGAAGTCACGAGGGCGCAACTTACCGACGGATTTGTTGATCTACACATCCGGGTTAAAAGCAATGTCGCGGACGCCGTTGAAGCCGCTATTCGCCAAACCATTGAAGAAACTGAAACTTACGGCCCTGAAGAGGTATTCGGTCCGCGAAATCCTGGCCGATTGGTTCGCGGCGGGCGGACACGTGAGGGGTGGACGCAGGTCGAACTGGCTAAGCGGTTGGGTGTGTCGAAGACCGTGGTGTCAGACCTTGAGCATGGCCGGAGGCCCATCAGCAAGAAAATGGCAGCGAAATTGGCCAAAGTTTTTGGGTCCAGCCCGATGGTGTTCCTGGTCTGA
- a CDS encoding phosphatase PAP2 family protein, producing the protein MDLFFTAITWIGSLYVLLPLSMLLCFLLVLDGKYAQSTFISLSLLLTVASVHVAKLLFRRPRPSSEGLIVAMPPDWSFPSAHTAQATSFFLSLTFVIFQFLPPTWATSFSVLNLFLVFCVGYSRIYLQVHYVSDVLAGFILAMIVVAGLYYVILFRK; encoded by the coding sequence ATGGACTTATTTTTTACTGCCATCACCTGGATTGGTTCGTTATATGTTCTTTTGCCATTATCTATGTTGCTCTGCTTCCTGTTGGTTTTGGATGGAAAGTATGCCCAATCAACTTTTATTAGTTTAAGCTTGCTACTTACTGTAGCTTCTGTCCATGTGGCAAAGTTATTATTTCGCCGTCCGCGCCCTTCCTCTGAAGGACTTATTGTGGCTATGCCACCTGACTGGTCATTCCCCAGCGCTCACACAGCTCAGGCAACTTCTTTTTTCTTGTCCTTAACCTTTGTTATATTTCAATTCCTTCCGCCAACATGGGCAACATCGTTTTCTGTCTTGAACCTGTTTTTGGTATTCTGCGTAGGTTATTCACGCATTTACCTTCAAGTTCACTATGTTTCAGATGTCCTGGCAGGTTTTATTCTAGCTATGATTGTCGTAGCTGGGTTGTACTATGTTATTTTATTTAGAAAATGA
- a CDS encoding TerC family protein: protein METAWMWIGFNLLVLILLALDLGVLHRKGREIGVREALLLSFGYVVLALAFGGCVYHFLGPQAGTEYITGYLIEKSLSIDNIFVFVLVFLHFSVPRDCQYKVLFWGILGALVMRASLIFAGAAILDTFHWIIYVFGAFLVFTGVKMLITVGQEPNLDENRINFFMRRHFRVTPGFEGNKFIIRRDGVLYITPLLIVLVVIEFTDLVFALDSIPAIFAITTDPFIVYTSNVFAILGLRALYFALVSIIHRFHYLKYGLSLVLVVVGAKMIVNAWFGAKIVPTEIALLITSGIIIASILFSMLKTRAEPTEEELNEAARWWVPGSPTKTDSADREKKGGREP, encoded by the coding sequence GTGGAAACAGCGTGGATGTGGATTGGCTTCAATCTGCTGGTCTTGATCCTCCTGGCCCTGGATCTTGGCGTATTACACCGCAAAGGGCGGGAGATCGGTGTACGCGAGGCTCTGCTACTCAGCTTTGGTTATGTCGTGCTGGCCCTAGCCTTCGGTGGGTGTGTCTATCACTTTCTAGGTCCACAAGCCGGAACGGAGTACATAACTGGCTATCTTATCGAAAAAAGCCTTTCAATCGACAATATCTTTGTGTTCGTCCTTGTCTTTTTGCATTTTTCCGTACCCCGCGACTGCCAGTACAAGGTTCTTTTTTGGGGCATTCTGGGGGCACTTGTCATGCGTGCCTCGCTTATATTTGCTGGCGCGGCGATTCTCGATACTTTTCATTGGATCATATACGTTTTCGGAGCATTCCTTGTATTCACGGGGGTCAAAATGCTGATCACTGTGGGACAGGAGCCTAACCTGGATGAAAATCGCATCAATTTTTTTATGCGTCGTCATTTCAGGGTGACACCAGGATTCGAAGGCAACAAATTTATCATCCGACGTGATGGCGTGCTCTACATAACGCCTCTTCTCATCGTTTTGGTGGTCATAGAATTCACCGATTTGGTCTTCGCTCTAGACTCTATACCCGCAATCTTCGCCATCACCACAGACCCATTCATCGTCTATACATCGAACGTATTCGCTATTTTAGGCCTTAGGGCTCTATATTTCGCCCTGGTGAGTATCATCCATCGTTTTCACTATCTCAAATACGGCCTGTCACTTGTGCTCGTGGTCGTTGGCGCGAAAATGATCGTCAACGCATGGTTCGGAGCGAAGATTGTGCCCACTGAGATCGCTCTGCTGATCACTTCTGGCATCATCATCGCTTCCATACTCTTTTCGATGCTTAAGACCCGGGCCGAGCCAACCGAGGAAGAACTTAACGAGGCGGCGCGTTGGTGGGTGCCGGGCAGCCCGACTAAAACCGATTCCGCCGACCGTGAAAAGAAAGGGGGCCGCGAGCCCTGA
- a CDS encoding cobalamin B12-binding domain-containing protein has product MESDLYDSYFQSLVAGDRRACRQIILGLLETDIDIKTLYLSYFQKSLYAIGDLWAANKITVAVEHMATAITESLFPLVYPRIFMADHCGKKAVISCTANEYHQIGGKMVADILELNGWDTIFLGANTPLQSLLDFIDTNQPDMVGLSLSLQDNMPNLLTAIGKIRDRHPELSIIVGGQAFSFSGSEILKATEHVHLIRSFSELEGYIQADAYAT; this is encoded by the coding sequence ATGGAATCTGACCTTTACGATAGTTATTTTCAAAGCCTAGTTGCCGGTGATCGCAGGGCATGCCGGCAAATTATTCTTGGTCTTTTGGAAACTGACATCGACATCAAAACCCTGTATCTTAGTTACTTTCAAAAGTCGCTGTATGCTATTGGTGATCTTTGGGCTGCAAACAAAATCACCGTCGCAGTGGAGCACATGGCAACGGCAATCACTGAAAGTCTATTCCCCTTGGTCTACCCCAGAATCTTCATGGCGGACCACTGCGGTAAGAAAGCTGTCATCTCCTGCACCGCGAACGAATACCATCAGATCGGCGGGAAAATGGTCGCTGATATACTGGAACTCAACGGCTGGGACACCATTTTCCTGGGGGCAAATACTCCACTCCAGAGCCTTCTGGACTTCATCGATACAAATCAACCAGATATGGTCGGCCTTTCTCTAAGTTTGCAGGATAATATGCCGAACCTACTCACGGCAATTGGCAAAATCCGTGACCGACATCCGGAGCTATCAATTATTGTCGGGGGACAAGCATTTAGCTTCTCTGGTAGCGAAATTCTGAAGGCAACTGAACATGTTCATTTAATACGTTCCTTTTCAGAACTTGAAGGATATATACAGGCAGATGCTTATGCGACCTAA
- a CDS encoding MucR family transcriptional regulator — MDEYLQCALEIVKAQATARPMTEDEIVSMVNSIAKGIAALSTGQIATSDADATASAMDPKKAIKESSITCLECGKSFKVITKKHLASHGLTPEEYKEKYGYKKSQGLACKSLTRARRTKMKDMKLWERRTKNKAE, encoded by the coding sequence ATGGACGAATATCTTCAATGCGCTCTTGAGATTGTGAAGGCCCAGGCCACTGCCCGACCCATGACAGAAGATGAAATCGTCAGCATGGTCAATTCCATCGCCAAGGGTATTGCTGCTCTCAGCACCGGCCAAATCGCCACCAGTGATGCCGATGCTACCGCCTCGGCCATGGACCCGAAAAAGGCCATCAAGGAATCCTCAATTACCTGCCTTGAGTGCGGGAAGTCCTTCAAGGTCATCACCAAGAAGCACTTGGCCTCCCATGGTCTCACTCCAGAGGAATATAAGGAAAAATACGGATATAAAAAGTCGCAGGGGCTTGCGTGTAAATCCTTGACCCGGGCACGCCGCACCAAGATGAAGGACATGAAGCTTTGGGAGCGGCGGACCAAGAACAAAGCCGAATAG
- a CDS encoding HU family DNA-binding protein, with product MNRGELIKELSEKYNLDPQFAADFVIHFFDSIKQALNDGGRVELRGFGSFAVKNYESYTGRNPKTGIQVEVKPKKLPFFRPGRELKEYLNRK from the coding sequence ATGAACAGAGGCGAACTAATCAAAGAGCTTTCTGAGAAGTATAATCTTGATCCGCAATTTGCTGCCGACTTCGTAATCCATTTTTTTGACTCTATTAAACAAGCTCTGAACGATGGGGGCCGCGTAGAGCTTCGGGGATTCGGTTCATTTGCAGTAAAAAATTATGAAAGCTACACAGGTCGGAACCCAAAAACTGGCATTCAAGTTGAAGTGAAGCCTAAGAAGCTTCCTTTTTTCAGGCCAGGAAGGGAGTTGAAAGAATATCTTAACCGCAAATAG
- a CDS encoding sensor histidine kinase, protein MRPKSVDNVSARFLNDFAEMIYLRLDNSGRILEANNFAKATLQPDPLGLNFSEIFVAFTQTIDPLQAAQNEMTHVPASVNTCADLPRTFFFSFFKVTEGVDVYGEASGTEVLTLQKTLIETNNELSNMTRQLQKNNSELQKLNDIKNQFLGMAAHDLRNPIGAIIAYSDFVMDEAKSLTDEQKEFLSIIKNSSNYMLKLLDDLLDFSKIEAGKLGLDLSRCDYVNFVKRVVKLNSAIAAKKHIQIILNVHEVIPELDFDSIKIEQVLNNILSNALKYSLRNTTIVVNMFMSGDFVTVEVRDQGVGIPKDKIDLIFQPFTRVSKQGTEGERSTGLGLAIVRRIVLGHRGRIWVESSEGEGSTFYFTLPVVAKE, encoded by the coding sequence ATGCGACCTAAATCCGTTGACAATGTGAGCGCCAGGTTCCTTAATGATTTTGCGGAAATGATCTACTTGCGGCTAGATAATTCTGGCCGCATTTTAGAAGCAAATAATTTTGCTAAAGCTACCTTGCAACCGGATCCGCTTGGCCTGAATTTTAGCGAGATTTTTGTTGCTTTCACACAGACCATTGACCCACTCCAGGCCGCACAGAATGAAATGACCCATGTTCCGGCCTCTGTTAATACCTGTGCTGACCTTCCTCGGACTTTTTTTTTCAGTTTTTTTAAAGTTACCGAGGGAGTGGATGTTTACGGAGAGGCCTCGGGCACGGAAGTACTCACTCTGCAGAAGACTTTAATTGAAACAAACAATGAACTCAGCAACATGACACGGCAACTTCAAAAAAACAACAGCGAGTTGCAAAAACTTAACGACATTAAGAATCAGTTTCTAGGAATGGCCGCACACGACCTGAGAAACCCTATTGGAGCTATTATTGCCTACAGTGATTTTGTCATGGATGAAGCTAAGTCTTTGACGGATGAGCAGAAAGAATTTCTAAGCATAATAAAAAACTCTAGCAATTACATGCTTAAATTGCTGGACGATTTGCTGGACTTTTCAAAGATTGAAGCTGGAAAGCTTGGGCTTGATTTATCTCGATGTGATTACGTTAATTTCGTTAAGAGGGTTGTCAAACTGAATTCAGCTATTGCAGCCAAAAAACATATCCAAATAATTTTAAACGTGCATGAAGTAATTCCTGAGCTAGATTTTGATTCAATAAAAATCGAGCAAGTTCTCAACAATATATTGTCAAACGCGTTGAAATATTCACTGCGAAACACTACAATCGTGGTGAATATGTTTATGAGCGGTGATTTTGTGACAGTTGAGGTTCGTGATCAAGGTGTTGGAATCCCCAAAGACAAAATCGACTTAATCTTCCAACCTTTCACCAGGGTCTCGAAGCAAGGCACGGAAGGAGAGCGTAGCACAGGCTTGGGACTTGCTATCGTCCGGCGCATCGTCCTTGGCCATCGTGGACGCATCTGGGTGGAGAGCAGTGAAGGCGAAGGTTCAACATTTTATTTCACTTTGCCTGTTGTGGCAAAAGAGTGA
- a CDS encoding pyridoxamine 5'-phosphate oxidase, which yields MTDAKELKMYFEETKGFGVLSTSNASGEANAAVYSRPHVMDDGSLAVVMNDRLSHKNVLGNGKAHFLFMESGPGYKGKRLSLTMLREEEDTALLHDLCRRCHPKELELKESKRFLVFFKIDKELPLIGVN from the coding sequence ATGACAGATGCCAAGGAGTTGAAAATGTACTTTGAAGAAACCAAGGGGTTTGGCGTACTGTCTACATCAAATGCATCTGGTGAAGCGAATGCAGCCGTTTATTCACGACCACACGTGATGGACGACGGCTCATTGGCTGTTGTTATGAATGATCGCCTTAGCCATAAAAATGTTCTTGGCAATGGGAAGGCCCATTTTTTGTTCATGGAGAGTGGCCCTGGATACAAAGGCAAGCGTCTCTCCCTGACCATGCTTCGCGAGGAAGAAGATACAGCGCTTCTCCATGACCTTTGTCGTCGCTGCCATCCCAAAGAACTTGAACTCAAAGAATCTAAGAGATTCTTAGTGTTCTTTAAAATTGACAAGGAATTACCCTTAATCGGAGTAAACTGA
- a CDS encoding diacylglycerol kinase: MRNKFLGQGEYGYHPIRKIKVCLSGLRYAIRYDFSVAYKVYLSILMLLICIVLHQWIDALLVMAATGLVLIAEMFNSAIEALCDFIETHENEKIKVIKDISAAATGISILLWVVVLGAETVKFLKNY, translated from the coding sequence GTGCGAAATAAGTTTCTCGGACAGGGAGAATATGGGTATCACCCAATTCGAAAAATTAAGGTTTGCCTTTCTGGTCTTCGTTATGCTATTCGTTATGATTTTAGTGTCGCTTACAAAGTATATCTTTCAATACTTATGCTTTTGATCTGTATTGTCCTGCATCAATGGATAGACGCTCTTCTTGTCATGGCGGCCACAGGTTTGGTACTTATTGCCGAAATGTTCAACAGCGCCATTGAAGCCCTGTGTGACTTTATCGAAACACACGAAAATGAGAAGATTAAAGTAATTAAAGATATATCAGCGGCCGCCACTGGGATATCAATTCTTCTTTGGGTCGTTGTTTTAGGCGCTGAGACAGTAAAATTTTTGAAAAACTATTAA